A region from the Canis lupus dingo isolate Sandy chromosome X, ASM325472v2, whole genome shotgun sequence genome encodes:
- the FHL1 gene encoding four and a half LIM domains protein 1 isoform X2, with protein sequence MTEKFDCHYCRDSLQGKKYVQKDGHHCCLKCFDKFCANTCVECRKPIGADSKEVHYKNRYWHDTCFRCAKCLHPLANETFVAKDNKILCNKCTTREDSPKCKGCFKPIVAGDQNVEYKKTVWHKDCFTCSNCKQVIGTGSFFPKGEDFYCVTCHETKFAKHCVKCNKAITSGGITYQDQPWHAECFVCVTCSKKLAGQRFTAVEDQYYCVDCYKNFVAKKCAGCKNPITGKRTVSRVSHPVSKARKPPVCHGKRLPLTLFPSANLRGRHPGGERTCPSWVVVLYRKNRSLAAPRGPGLVKAPVWWPMKDNPGTTTASTAKNAP encoded by the exons ATGACTGAAAAGTTCGACTGCCACTACTGCAGGGACTCCCTCCAGGGGAAGAAGTATGTGCAGAAGGACGGCCACCACTGCTGCCTGAAATGCTTTGACAAGTTCTGCGCCAACACCTGCGTGGAGTGCCGGAAGCCCATCGGGGCAGACTCCAAG GAGGTGCACTATAAGAACCGCTACTGGCATGACACGTGCTTCCGCTGCGCCAAGTGCCTTCACCCCTTGGCCAATGAGACCTTTGTGGCCAAGGACAACAAGATCCTGTGCAACAAGTGCACCACCCGGGAGGACTCACCCAAGTGCAAGGGGTGCTTCAAGCCAATCGTGGCAG gagATCAAAATGTGGAGTACAAGAAGACCGTGTGGCACAAAGATTGCTTCACCTGCAGCAACTGCAAGCAAGTCATCGGGACTGGAAGCTTCTTCCCTAAAGGGGAGGACTTCTACTGTGTGACTTGCCATGAGACCAAATTTGCCAAGCACTGCGTGAAGTGCAACAAG GCCATCACATCTGGAGGAATCACTTACCAGGATCAGCCCTGGCATGCCGAGTGCTTTGTGTGTGTTACCTGCTCTAAGAAGCTGGCTGGGCAGCGTTTCACCGCTGTGGAGGACCAGTATTACTGCGTGGATTGCTACAAGAACTTTGTGGCCAAGAAGTGTGCTGGATGCAAGAACCCCATCACTG GGAAAAGGACTGTGTCAagagtgagccacccagtctcTAAAGCTAGGAAGCCCCCAGTGTGCCACGGGAAACGCTTGCCTCTCACCCTGTTTCCCAGCGCCAACCTCCGGGGCAGGCATCCGGGTGGAGAGAGGACTTGTCCCTCGTGGGTGGTGGTTCTTTATAGAAAAAATCGAAGCTTAGCAGCTCCTCGAGGCCCG GGTTTGGTAAAGGCTCCAGTGTGGTGGCCTATGAAGGACAATCCTGGCACGACTACTGCTTCCACTGCAAAAAATGCTCCATGA
- the FHL1 gene encoding four and a half LIM domains protein 1 isoform X1 — translation MASHRHSGPSSYKVGTMTEKFDCHYCRDSLQGKKYVQKDGHHCCLKCFDKFCANTCVECRKPIGADSKEVHYKNRYWHDTCFRCAKCLHPLANETFVAKDNKILCNKCTTREDSPKCKGCFKPIVAGDQNVEYKKTVWHKDCFTCSNCKQVIGTGSFFPKGEDFYCVTCHETKFAKHCVKCNKAITSGGITYQDQPWHAECFVCVTCSKKLAGQRFTAVEDQYYCVDCYKNFVAKKCAGCKNPITGKRTVSRVSHPVSKARKPPVCHGKRLPLTLFPSANLRGRHPGGERTCPSWVVVLYRKNRSLAAPRGPGLVKAPVWWPMKDNPGTTTASTAKNAP, via the exons GTCCCTCCAGCTACAAGGTGGGCACCATGACTGAAAAGTTCGACTGCCACTACTGCAGGGACTCCCTCCAGGGGAAGAAGTATGTGCAGAAGGACGGCCACCACTGCTGCCTGAAATGCTTTGACAAGTTCTGCGCCAACACCTGCGTGGAGTGCCGGAAGCCCATCGGGGCAGACTCCAAG GAGGTGCACTATAAGAACCGCTACTGGCATGACACGTGCTTCCGCTGCGCCAAGTGCCTTCACCCCTTGGCCAATGAGACCTTTGTGGCCAAGGACAACAAGATCCTGTGCAACAAGTGCACCACCCGGGAGGACTCACCCAAGTGCAAGGGGTGCTTCAAGCCAATCGTGGCAG gagATCAAAATGTGGAGTACAAGAAGACCGTGTGGCACAAAGATTGCTTCACCTGCAGCAACTGCAAGCAAGTCATCGGGACTGGAAGCTTCTTCCCTAAAGGGGAGGACTTCTACTGTGTGACTTGCCATGAGACCAAATTTGCCAAGCACTGCGTGAAGTGCAACAAG GCCATCACATCTGGAGGAATCACTTACCAGGATCAGCCCTGGCATGCCGAGTGCTTTGTGTGTGTTACCTGCTCTAAGAAGCTGGCTGGGCAGCGTTTCACCGCTGTGGAGGACCAGTATTACTGCGTGGATTGCTACAAGAACTTTGTGGCCAAGAAGTGTGCTGGATGCAAGAACCCCATCACTG GGAAAAGGACTGTGTCAagagtgagccacccagtctcTAAAGCTAGGAAGCCCCCAGTGTGCCACGGGAAACGCTTGCCTCTCACCCTGTTTCCCAGCGCCAACCTCCGGGGCAGGCATCCGGGTGGAGAGAGGACTTGTCCCTCGTGGGTGGTGGTTCTTTATAGAAAAAATCGAAGCTTAGCAGCTCCTCGAGGCCCG GGTTTGGTAAAGGCTCCAGTGTGGTGGCCTATGAAGGACAATCCTGGCACGACTACTGCTTCCACTGCAAAAAATGCTCCATGA
- the FHL1 gene encoding four and a half LIM domains protein 1 isoform X3, translating to MASHRHSGPSSYKVGTMTEKFDCHYCRDSLQGKKYVQKDGHHCCLKCFDKFCANTCVECRKPIGADSKEVHYKNRYWHDTCFRCAKCLHPLANETFVAKDNKILCNKCTTREDSPKCKGCFKPIVAGDQNVEYKKTVWHKDCFTCSNCKQVIGTGSFFPKGEDFYCVTCHETKFAKHCVKCNKAITSGGITYQDQPWHAECFVCVTCSKKLAGQRFTAVEDQYYCVDCYKNFVAKKCAGCKNPITGFGKGSSVVAYEGQSWHDYCFHCKKCSMNLANKRFVFHEEQVYCPDCAKKL from the exons GTCCCTCCAGCTACAAGGTGGGCACCATGACTGAAAAGTTCGACTGCCACTACTGCAGGGACTCCCTCCAGGGGAAGAAGTATGTGCAGAAGGACGGCCACCACTGCTGCCTGAAATGCTTTGACAAGTTCTGCGCCAACACCTGCGTGGAGTGCCGGAAGCCCATCGGGGCAGACTCCAAG GAGGTGCACTATAAGAACCGCTACTGGCATGACACGTGCTTCCGCTGCGCCAAGTGCCTTCACCCCTTGGCCAATGAGACCTTTGTGGCCAAGGACAACAAGATCCTGTGCAACAAGTGCACCACCCGGGAGGACTCACCCAAGTGCAAGGGGTGCTTCAAGCCAATCGTGGCAG gagATCAAAATGTGGAGTACAAGAAGACCGTGTGGCACAAAGATTGCTTCACCTGCAGCAACTGCAAGCAAGTCATCGGGACTGGAAGCTTCTTCCCTAAAGGGGAGGACTTCTACTGTGTGACTTGCCATGAGACCAAATTTGCCAAGCACTGCGTGAAGTGCAACAAG GCCATCACATCTGGAGGAATCACTTACCAGGATCAGCCCTGGCATGCCGAGTGCTTTGTGTGTGTTACCTGCTCTAAGAAGCTGGCTGGGCAGCGTTTCACCGCTGTGGAGGACCAGTATTACTGCGTGGATTGCTACAAGAACTTTGTGGCCAAGAAGTGTGCTGGATGCAAGAACCCCATCACTG GGTTTGGTAAAGGCTCCAGTGTGGTGGCCTATGAAGGACAATCCTGGCACGACTACTGCTTCCACTGCAAAAAATGCTCCATGAATCTGGCCAACAAGCGCTTTGTTTTCCATGAGGAGCAAGTGTATTGCCCCGACTGTGCCAAAAAGCTGTAA